A stretch of DNA from Staphylococcus sp. KG4-3:
ACAGTTATTACTATTATTTATTGAAAAAAGCCAGAAATTGATTTAACTTCTAAGAATTCTTCAATACCATAGTCTCCCCATTCTCTACCGATACCAGATTGTTTATAACCACCAAATGGCATATCAGCGCTTCTTGGGTATTCATTAATTTCAATAACGCCTGCTTCAAATGCAGTAGCTACTTTTTGTAAAGTGTCCATATCTGAACCATACACATATGCAGCTAAACCATATTTTGTATCATTTGCGATTTTGATTGCTTCATCAACATCACTGTAAGTGATAATAGACATTACTGGTCCAAATATTTCTTCTTGAGCGATAGTCATATGATTATCTACGTTTGAGAAAATAGTTGGTTTAATGAAGTAGCCTGTTTCTAGTCCTTCAGGTTTACCCTCTCCACCTAATTCAATTGTTGCGCCTTCTTGTGCACCAATTTTAATAAATTCTTGGATTTGATTAAATTGTTTACTGTTAATGACTGGTCCCATCTGTACTGTTGCATCTTGTGGGTCGCCAACTTTGATTGCACTCATTTTTTCTTTTACTTTTTCAATAAATTCATCTTTGATTGATTCTGGAACAAGTGTTCTTGAGCCGGCAATACAAACTTGTCCTGAATTGCCAACTACTTTATGGACTGCTGCATCTGCAGCTTTGTCTAAATCAGCATCTTCTAAGATGACATAAGGTGATTTACCACCTAATTCAAGTGATACTTTTTTGAAATCTTTACTAGCTTTTTCCATGATTTTACTACCAGTATTACCAGAACCAGTGAAAGATACCATTCTAATCTTTTCATTTTCAGAGATTGGATTACCTACACCAAGGCCATCGCCATTTACTAAGTTGAAGACGCCTTTTGGCACGCCTACTTTGTCAAAAATTTCTGCTAAGATAATTGCAGCAAATGGTGTTTCTTCTGATGGTTTTAAGACTACACTGCTACCTGCTGCAAATGCACCTGCTAATTTCAAGGCAGTTTGATTTGTAGGGAAGTTCCAAGGTGTAATTAACCCTGCTACACCGATTGCTTCTTTTATAACGATATTGTTGCCTCTACGCTCTCTAAAATTAAAGTTATCTAAAGCATCTCTTGCTGCTTTAAAATGTGATAATCCCATTTCATAGTGGACATTTTCAGATGCTGTAACTGGTGTACCAAGTTCTAAAGTCATCGCTTTGATTAGATCTTCTTTACGATTTTCATATTCTTTAACGATATCGTTAAGTAAGTTTTGACGGTATTCTACTGAAGTATTACGGAATTCTAAATAAACGCTATCTGCAGCGTTAACCGCATCTTCAACGTCTTGAGCATTACCTTTAGCAATTTTACCAAAAGCTTCTTCTGTTGCTGGATTAATAACATCCATTGTTTCGTTGCTGTGACTCTCTACCCATTCACCGTTGATATATTGTTTTGTTTGATTGAACATATTTACACTCCTCTTAGTCTTTTATATTCATAGTCCAGTTCTTGTGAAGTGAATTTCAAACTGACATTAGGTGATAATACTACCGTTTTAATCGGGTTTCAATATTTTTGCTTAAATACTTAGAAAATATTTTACCGTTATTATTATTTGAAATTTCAATAAATTTTATTTTTCTAAAACACTTATTGGACCATTTGAATTTATAAAAATCATGCTATGTGTTAAATCAATAGGTGACATTTCAAAATCAGAAAGTACCCACTCATAGATGATGCCAGTATAAGCTGAAGCGATATAAGTACATAAGAATTGATCATCAATTTCTAAATTGTGGTTATTAACAATAGTATTGCTTAAAAAGTTAATATAGTTTTCTTTAAAATAGTTATACATGTCTAAATTGAATCTAGTGTCATTCAGTATTAAAGTTTTGAATAAATAACGATGATGAATAATATAATGAAAAACTTGGTTTGCTAAGTACAATTGAGCATCTAAAATATTTTGATGCTTATTAAAGAAGACATAAGGATTACCAAATAATTCGTTGAGCGTTTGTGTTTTAATGTTGTTGTATAACATATCAATATTTTTATAGTATTTATAGAATGTGGCACGTGTGATATTAGCCTCGTGGCATATATCAGATACTGTAATATCAGTTAAATCGCGTTTTTCTAGTAATGACAACGCCGAAGCTGTAATGCTTTTTTTGGTTTTATTTCGTTTATTTGTATAAATAAAAAACACTCCTTAAAAATAAACAATTATAAATAAAGTGTATATTTTTGAACTTTCGCTTACTTTAATGAGTATAACGAAATAACTATAATGAAATAAAGCTATTGAGAAAGAAGGAAAAGAAATGCTAAATGAAGATTTAAAAACAGTGTTGCTACACAATTATCGGCATCGTATAAATAAAGACGATGATTTTGATATTAATTCTGAGTTAGAGAAATTGTTGAATGATATTGGCTATTCAACTGCGGATGCTGGTGGGGAAGTTACATTCTATGGTAAGGATCCAATACAACCTAGTACACTAAGAATTGCTTCATTAGCAGGTATAGGCTTAGCCGCCAAATCCGTTTCGCTTGCTTCCTTATGGCAAAACAGGGGAGGTAATGGACAGGATATTTATGTAGATATAAGAAAGGCATTGAAACGTTTATCTCCTTTTTATGAAAGAAAATGGGAAACATTAAATGGCTTTCCTGCTAAACAGCAATATTTTCCAAATAATCCAACACGGTTTAGTTTTTATCAAACAAAAGATAATCGATGGGTGATGCCATTAAATCCTTATCCAAGTTCACATAGACATACGCTTGAACTCATCAAAGCATTACCAAACAAACAGTCTGTCGCTCATGCGATTAAACAGTGGGACGCCAAAGATTTGGAAGAAGCTGCTGCAGAAAAAGGTGTCGTCATGCCTATGATAAGAACATTGCCTGAATTTATGCAAGAAGAACAGTTTGAATATATCGCTAAAGAACCACTTGTTACGATAGAGAAAATTGGTGAGTCAGAACCCGAGAGTTTCAGTGAAAACCCTCAACAACCATTGGATGGCATCCGTGCGTTAGGCATGGGACATGTAATTGCTGGGGCTGGTTTAGGAAGAGGCTTAGCTTTACATGGTGCAGACGTGTTAAATGTTTGGAGACCTTCTGAGCTAGAAGAGGAAACGTTATTATTAACTTCACATATCGGCATGAGATCAACCTATTTAGATATCGATCATTCAACTGAACATCAACAAAAATTTAATGACCTATTAAAATCAGCAGATATCTTTTTCATGAATAAAAGATATGGTTTCATGCAAGAGAGACATTTAACACCTCATGAACTTGCCGAAAAAAGACCTGGAATTATTCATTGTTCTGTTAATTGTTATGGTGATCAAGGGCCTTGGTCAGATAGAAATGGATTCGATCAAACTGCAGGAAGCGCTACGGGTGTTATGGCATTAGAGGGTACAGTAGACCAACCTAAGTTACCACCAATCGTGGTTGTGAATGATTATGTCATATCATGGTTGTTAGAAACTGGAGCAATTAAAGCGTTAGAAAGAAGAGCAAAAGAAGGCGGCAGTTATAGAGTTCAGGTTAATTTGAGTCGCGTTTCACTCTATTTAATGTCATTAGGTATTTTTGAAAAAGCATATGTAAATGATGTTTTTAATACGACAGATATGCATGCAATTGTCGCTCCTGATCAATTTGAATCTGAGACACCACTCGGACATTATATCGGCGTGACTGACCAAGTTACAATGTCAGAAACACCTGGTCATTACAATACTACGTTAATTCCTAGAGGATCTAGTAAACCAGAGTGGTTATCGTAAGATTTAAAGTATAGATAATTTCTATGCGGATTGTAGTTAGTTTGATAACTAGGATTGTGTTTAACAATGATATAAGAACAAGAATAAAGCAGATGAAGTGTTCATAGGTTGAACGTTTCATCTGTTTTTTATACTCTTATTTATTCAGACAGTCGCTTATGTTTTAAATCCATCCATATTAATAAGATGATGGTGAATGCTAATGACAAAATACTTATAATAATAATGAGTGAAAAGGCATTGTCATATGCTGCTTTGCCAGCCTCGATAAGTTCTTTGCTAACAGATAAAGGAAGTTGTTCTGCTTGAATCAATGTCTCATCTAAACTGCCTTTTGCCTTAGATAAATCAACAGAATTACTATTAAAATTAAAGAATAAACTGTAAAAAACAGAGAATAATCCACCTAAAATAGCGATGCCTAATGATCCACCAAATTCAAATGACACTTCTTCAATGGAAGCGGCCATACCTGAATTCTTATCATCAGCATTTGACATAATAGCGTTAGATGCTAGCGTCATTGCTCCCCCTAAACCAAGACCAATTATGATTAAAGTAACAATTTGTATGGCTAAATGTGCATGTAAAACCCAATAAAATGCTGATATGCCAATAAAGGCCAGTAGTAATGTTACCCATTGTAGTTTTAATGTACCAAATTTAGTTAAAATGATACCAATTAAAATTGCCCCTACCAGTGAAGCTAAGGCCATCATCATTATTGTTAACCCAGCATTTAATGGTGTTAAGCCTAAAACAAGTTGTAGTCTTTGAGAAAGAATATATTCAAATCCCATCAATATAAATGAAGTTGTAATAGCAACGATAGTACCGCCTGTAAAGTATGGATTTTTAAAGATTGCTAAATTGATTAATGGAAATTTTAATCTGTTTTGTCTTCTAATGAACATAATTATAGCGATGAACCCAATAGCGAAAGCACCGAATAATACTACAAAATTATTTTCTGGTTTAGCTAATTCTTTGATTGCAAATACCACTGTAATCAGTCCTACCATGATTTGGAATGAGCTTATAAAATCCCATGTACCATCTTTATTTGTAGGATATTGAGGTATTAAAATATAAGAAATAATTATGACGATAATCACAACAGGTATATTGATAATAAATACAGATGGCCATGAAAATTTCTCTAATAATAGGCCGCCTATTACAGGACCTAAGCCCGCACCAGCTGCGGTAATTGCCGACCAAATACCAAGTGCTAATGCACGTTCTTGGTAATCTTTGAACGTTAATTTTATAATGGATAGTGTTGAAGGCATCATTGTAGCAGCGCCTATAGCTAATAACACTCTAGCCAATATTAATATAGTTGGTGTCGTGGCACTTGCTGCTAGTAATGAAGCGCCACCAAAAATAGCCAAACCAAGTAAAAACATTTTCTTATAGCCTACATAATCTCCCAATGTACCAAGACCAGGCAGTAACCCCGCAACTACTAAAGCATAGGCATTAACAATCCATAATTTTTGTGTAGCAGTCGCTTCTAAATCATGTGTTAGCAATGGTAGAGCAGTATATAAAACTGTCATATCAATGACGATTAAAAATAATGCACTAGAGACTAAACATAAGATTGTCCACTTTTTAATATTCATAACAGTCACCTACTTTCCATATATAAAAATATAAACTATATGGTAACCATATAGTCAAGAATGGTTTTGTAAGTTTTTATAAAAAAATAGAAGATGTTAAATTTTTTCGACTGCTATAGAAATTTTTGTGACGTATTTATCGGGGCCATTAGTACTGATTTCATCAACAACATATTCTTCAAAGCTGTCACCAATCATTTTAAATCGATTGCTTATTAAATAATCTTTAATTTTTTTATGTGTTTTGTATAACGTTTCATCAGGACCTTCATGGTAGGCAATAATGTATTGTCCTTCCTCCCTAGTAAAATGTGGTTCTTCTATATTTTGTTTTACTTGAATATAAAAATTTGAGAACTCAGTATATTTATCGTTTTGAATATTATTTTTATCAATGATTGCACCAATAGGATAACCAGAGTCTAGATGATTATGCTTTATAAAATTAATAAAAGACATGAGTTTATGCGATGAAGATTTAAGTGTTACGTCGCCGATAGTATCACTTAACAAATAATATTGTTTTGGTAACGTTATAATATCTATAGTAGAAAAGTCGGCTTTGTAAGACTCATATAAATAACTCTTTTTATTTTGTATGGTTAGTTTTTGTTGTTTTAATTGTTGGATTTTCAAATCTATTTCTTTTTCTTTGTCAGTTAATAAATTAATTGTTTTAGGTAGTGATCGGATATCTAAAAATTCCTTTATTTCAGTAAGCGATAAACCAAGACCCTTCAATATATCAATCACACTAAATATTTCTAATTGTTTTAAAGTGTAAAATCGATAGCCTTTGTCATTTCTGTACTGAGGCTTTAAAATACCAATTTCATCATAATGGAAAAGTGTTTGCTTTTTTACACTACATAATTCAGCGAATTCTCCCGTCGTAAATAAAGTTTCAGCTAAACTCATGGTTACCTCCTGTGTGATAATAATATGTAAATTACTATAATTATCATTCAGCAATAAAAAACATTCAAATATTTAGTGCAAAAAGATTGTCCTATTACCTTAGTAAATAAAGAGGTTAATTTACGCTCGCTACAACTACTAGCTTTAAAAGCTACAAATTCAATATTCGTGGGAGATTATCTTGTTACAGGTGGTCAGCCGAATAAATTAAATTATAAAATGATAGAAGATTTAGGCTTTAAAATTGGTTTTGGTAACCATTGATTACCAATAAAGTAGCACATAGTATAAAAATTTTTAATGCAGTTTGATTTAACTCATACCATAATAAAGGGAACAAGAGAAACTAGTAATAAGTTTATCTTTTGTTCCCTCAAAATTAAACATTGTCACAAAAAGACATATAGATTGTTAAGATCTTACTATCTTATAAAAAACTCTTTAAGACCATCCACTAAGTTGAGCAATCATTAATGTAATGATAGAAATAATTGCCCATATTATAAAGAGTGGGAAGAAAAAGCGAATCCATTTAGTATAAGAAACACCACCTATGGCCAAGGCTGCCATAAAGTAACCACTTGTAGGATAAAATATGTGCGTGAAGCCATCGCCAAGTTGGAATGCCAAGACAGCAGTTTGTCTAGTAACACCTAACATATCAGCTAAAGGAGCCATAATTGGCATTGTAACCAACGCTTGCCCACTACCAGAAGATATTATGAAGTTAATAAGCACTTGTACTGCATACATGCCAATGACTGCAATGGTTGGAGTAGTACCATCAATAACTGAACCAAGTCCATGAACGATGGTGTCCATAATCTTGCCGTCTTCAAGAACTACAGCAATGGAACGTGCAAGGCCAACGATAATTGCACCCATGAGTACATCCTTAAAGCCATCATTGAATGCTTCGCAAATAGTTTGTGTTGATAGGCCTGAAACGAATCCAACGATGACGCCCATGAATATAAATAAACCGGCCATTTCTACCATGAACCATCCTTGGGTAGTGACGCCGTATACCAGGATAATAAAGAAGACAAAGATAACAG
This window harbors:
- a CDS encoding aldehyde dehydrogenase family protein, with protein sequence MFNQTKQYINGEWVESHSNETMDVINPATEEAFGKIAKGNAQDVEDAVNAADSVYLEFRNTSVEYRQNLLNDIVKEYENRKEDLIKAMTLELGTPVTASENVHYEMGLSHFKAARDALDNFNFRERRGNNIVIKEAIGVAGLITPWNFPTNQTALKLAGAFAAGSSVVLKPSEETPFAAIILAEIFDKVGVPKGVFNLVNGDGLGVGNPISENEKIRMVSFTGSGNTGSKIMEKASKDFKKVSLELGGKSPYVILEDADLDKAADAAVHKVVGNSGQVCIAGSRTLVPESIKDEFIEKVKEKMSAIKVGDPQDATVQMGPVINSKQFNQIQEFIKIGAQEGATIELGGEGKPEGLETGYFIKPTIFSNVDNHMTIAQEEIFGPVMSIITYSDVDEAIKIANDTKYGLAAYVYGSDMDTLQKVATAFEAGVIEINEYPRSADMPFGGYKQSGIGREWGDYGIEEFLEVKSISGFFQ
- a CDS encoding TetR-like C-terminal domain-containing protein, encoding MSLLEKRDLTDITVSDICHEANITRATFYKYYKNIDMLYNNIKTQTLNELFGNPYVFFNKHQNILDAQLYLANQVFHYIIHHRYLFKTLILNDTRFNLDMYNYFKENYINFLSNTIVNNHNLEIDDQFLCTYIASAYTGIIYEWVLSDFEMSPIDLTHSMIFINSNGPISVLEK
- a CDS encoding MerR family transcriptional regulator; translated protein: MSLAETLFTTGEFAELCSVKKQTLFHYDEIGILKPQYRNDKGYRFYTLKQLEIFSVIDILKGLGLSLTEIKEFLDIRSLPKTINLLTDKEKEIDLKIQQLKQQKLTIQNKKSYLYESYKADFSTIDIITLPKQYYLLSDTIGDVTLKSSSHKLMSFINFIKHNHLDSGYPIGAIIDKNNIQNDKYTEFSNFYIQVKQNIEEPHFTREEGQYIIAYHEGPDETLYKTHKKIKDYLISNRFKMIGDSFEEYVVDEISTNGPDKYVTKISIAVEKI
- a CDS encoding CoA transferase; protein product: MLNEDLKTVLLHNYRHRINKDDDFDINSELEKLLNDIGYSTADAGGEVTFYGKDPIQPSTLRIASLAGIGLAAKSVSLASLWQNRGGNGQDIYVDIRKALKRLSPFYERKWETLNGFPAKQQYFPNNPTRFSFYQTKDNRWVMPLNPYPSSHRHTLELIKALPNKQSVAHAIKQWDAKDLEEAAAEKGVVMPMIRTLPEFMQEEQFEYIAKEPLVTIEKIGESEPESFSENPQQPLDGIRALGMGHVIAGAGLGRGLALHGADVLNVWRPSELEEETLLLTSHIGMRSTYLDIDHSTEHQQKFNDLLKSADIFFMNKRYGFMQERHLTPHELAEKRPGIIHCSVNCYGDQGPWSDRNGFDQTAGSATGVMALEGTVDQPKLPPIVVVNDYVISWLLETGAIKALERRAKEGGSYRVQVNLSRVSLYLMSLGIFEKAYVNDVFNTTDMHAIVAPDQFESETPLGHYIGVTDQVTMSETPGHYNTTLIPRGSSKPEWLS
- a CDS encoding MFS transporter: MNIKKWTILCLVSSALFLIVIDMTVLYTALPLLTHDLEATATQKLWIVNAYALVVAGLLPGLGTLGDYVGYKKMFLLGLAIFGGASLLAASATTPTILILARVLLAIGAATMMPSTLSIIKLTFKDYQERALALGIWSAITAAGAGLGPVIGGLLLEKFSWPSVFIINIPVVIIVIIISYILIPQYPTNKDGTWDFISSFQIMVGLITVVFAIKELAKPENNFVVLFGAFAIGFIAIIMFIRRQNRLKFPLINLAIFKNPYFTGGTIVAITTSFILMGFEYILSQRLQLVLGLTPLNAGLTIMMMALASLVGAILIGIILTKFGTLKLQWVTLLLAFIGISAFYWVLHAHLAIQIVTLIIIGLGLGGAMTLASNAIMSNADDKNSGMAASIEEVSFEFGGSLGIAILGGLFSVFYSLFFNFNSNSVDLSKAKGSLDETLIQAEQLPLSVSKELIEAGKAAYDNAFSLIIIISILSLAFTIILLIWMDLKHKRLSE